Proteins encoded by one window of Halomonas chromatireducens:
- a CDS encoding type II toxin-antitoxin system RatA family toxin yields the protein MPTVNRSALVRHTPRNMFELVNDFERYPEFLPGCRRARLLERDESHLIGEMTLGRAGIEQSFTTRNDLIEPERIEMSLVSGPFKRLRGRWLFLPMGEDSCKVSLELEFEFANRLLGMAFGKLFQQVAGQLVDSFTRRADEVYGR from the coding sequence ATGCCAACGGTCAATCGTTCCGCCCTGGTGCGGCACACCCCTCGGAACATGTTCGAACTGGTCAACGACTTCGAGCGCTACCCGGAGTTTTTGCCGGGCTGCCGTCGGGCACGGCTGCTCGAACGCGATGAATCGCACCTGATCGGCGAAATGACCCTGGGCCGGGCCGGCATAGAGCAGAGCTTTACTACCCGCAACGACCTCATCGAGCCTGAGCGCATCGAGATGTCACTGGTGAGCGGTCCCTTCAAGCGGCTTCGCGGCCGCTGGTTGTTCCTGCCCATGGGCGAGGATTCCTGCAAGGTCAGCCTGGAGCTCGAGTTCGAATTCGCCAATCGCCTGCTGGGGATGGCCTTCGGCAAGCTGTTCCAGCAGGTGGCCGGACAGCTGGTGGACTCCTTCACTCGCCGGGCCGATGAAGTCTATGGCCGTTAG